The nucleotide window CATGGCTCGGCCGGCTGCTCGCCGCCGCGCTGCGGCGGGCGCGGGAAAGGCGCCGCTCGCACCTGCCTTGCCTCCATGACGGCCTCAAAGCGATCCCGCGCGAGCGGCGGCGGCCACGCGACCGCGGCCCTCCGCCTCGCCGTTCAGTTGGAGGCGATCGCGGCGCGGCCGAGGCCGGTCTCAAGGATCACGACCGTTGGCAGACTGCCCGCACCCTGCTGGCCCGCAAGCTCGCCGGCCGCCGCTCCACTCCCGGCTGCCGGCGCTGATCGACTATGTGTTGGCCCGGCCGATCGTCTCGGCCGGCATGATCGCGCAGGAGCTGAGGATCACGCCACGCGCCGCCCAGGACCTGGTCGGGGAGCTCGGTCTGCGGGAGGCGACCGGCAGAGACAGGTATCGGGCGTGGGGGTGCTTTAGATGTCGCCTGACGATGGTGATTTGCGTTGTTTAAATCGGCAGTAACCCCATCGTGAAACGCTGCATTTGCGGTTATGATTCGCCCAACAGGAGAAAGTAAAGCAGAGCCATGGCCCGCGGGGAGTTGATGAAAAAATTGCTGGCCAGCTACGGTCGGGACGATGAGTTCCGGGCCGTAGCGGAGCAAATCATCGGCGAAGAGGAAAAGAAGAACAACCGCGTGTTGGCGCGCAGCCTGCGCAAGACCCTTGAGGCCGGCCCAAGCCGGCCGAGCGGTCCGAAGGCGCTTGCGCCCCTGCTTCCGTTCCCCGAAGCAGCCGCCGACTTCATCGAGCGGATTGAACCGCAGCACACGCACGATGATATCGTGCTCGGGGCGACGAACGTGCGGGTGCTGCTCGG belongs to Bradyrhizobium sp. SK17 and includes:
- a CDS encoding helix-turn-helix domain-containing protein, giving the protein MIAQELRITPRAAQDLVGELGLREATGRDRYRAWGCFRCRLTMVICVV